In Bos mutus isolate GX-2022 chromosome 2, NWIPB_WYAK_1.1, whole genome shotgun sequence, one DNA window encodes the following:
- the CNR2 gene encoding cannabinoid receptor 2, which translates to MEICLKIEAANGSSNGLNFNPMKEYMILSGPQKIAIAVLCTLLGLLSALENLVVLYLIGSSHRLRKKPSYLFIGSLAGADFLASVVFASSFVHFHVFDGVDSKAVFLLKIGSVTLTFTASLGSLLLTAIDRYLCLRYPPTYKALLTRRRALVTLGIMWVLAALVSYLPLMGWTCCPRPCSELFPLIPNDYLLGWLLFIAALFAGIIYTYAHVLWKAHQHVASLAEHRDRHLSGIARMRLDVRLAKTLGMLLAVLFIFWFPVLALMVYSLGARLSDQVKKVFAFCSLLCLVNSMVNPIIYALRSGEIRSSAHHCLARWKKCVRGLGPEGKGEIPRSSVTETEADVKTTPGLDSRELSWPDEL; encoded by the coding sequence ATGGAGATATGCTTGAAGATAGAGGCAGCCAATGGCTCCAGCAATGGCTTGAATTTCAACCCCATGAAGGAGTACATGATCCTGAGCGGTCCCCAGAAGATCGCGATCGCGGTACTGTGCACCCTCCTGGGCCTGCTGAGTGCCCTGGAGAACTTGGTTGTTCTCTACCTCATCGGGTCCTCACACCGGCTCCGCAAGAAGCCCTCCTACCTGTTCATTGGCAGCTTGGCTGGGGCCGACTTTCTGGCCAGTGTGGTCTTTGCCTCCAGCTTTGTACATTTCCACGTCTTCGATGGCGTGGATTCCAAAGCTGTCTTCCTGCTGAAGATCGGCAGCGTGACTCTGACCTTCACAGCCTCCCTAGGCAGCCTGCTGCTGACTGCCATCGACCGCTACCTCTGTCTGCGCTACCCGCCAACCTACAAAGCTCTACTCACCCGCAGGAGGGCACTGGTGACCCTGGGCATCATGTGGGTGCTCGCCGCATTGGTGTCCTACCTGCCCCTCATGGGATGGACCTGCTGCCCCAGGCCCTGCTCTGAGCTTTTCCCCCTGATCCCCAATGACTATCTGCTGGGCTGGCTCCTGTTTATCGCCGCCCTCTTCGCCGGCATCATCTACACCTACGCGCATGTCCTCTGGAAGGCCCATCAGCACGTAGCCAGCTTGGCTGAGCACCGGGACAGACACCTGTCTGGAATAGCCCGGATGCGACTGGATGTGCGGTTGGCTAAGACCCTGGGGATGCTCCTGGCTGTGCTCTTCATATTCTGGTTCCCGGTACTGGCCCTCATGGTCTACAGCCTGGGTGCCAGGCTAAGCGACCAGGTCAAGAAGGTCTTTGCCTTCTGCTCCTTGCTCTGCCTTGTCAACTCCATGGTCAACCCCATTATCTATGCCCTGCGGAGCGGGGAGATCCGGTCCTCTGCTCATCACTGCCTGGCCCGCTGGAAGAAGTGCGTGAGGGGCCTTGGgccagaaggaaaaggagagatcCCCAGGTCCTCAGTCACTGAGACAGAGGCTGATGTGAAAACCACCCCCGGGCTAGATTCCAGAGAGCTATCCTGGCCTGATGAGCTCTGA